DNA sequence from the Cataglyphis hispanica isolate Lineage 1 chromosome 12, ULB_Chis1_1.0, whole genome shotgun sequence genome:
TTGGATCTTATACATAAAAGTAACGAATAAGGGAATCAAGcgtataagagagagaaagaaagagaataataaagtagCTGCGGTCCAGCGGTTATGCATGAGATTGACAGATCTGTCCGATGATCGATACCTGTGATTGGCACACATCCACTGTGATAATGCCGTTTGTACTCAACAACCTCCGCAGTTCAGCCTTGTGATAACGACtacgtaatttatatatttgcatggcCTTGGTAGATAACGAATATATaagcaagaaaatataaatgctgttaaagaaaattttgtaaatttattaagattttacatgtttaatattattaagaagcaagtaaaattttaagattttgtcGTTGAAATAGGTTTTATGATGCCACTTGATAATCTCgtcatgtttaattttattatgtataaaaatttcatcaattttgcttggtagagaaaaagagagcgaaTTATGATGGCGATCTCTCTTGTATATAATCTTTCGATTGAGATTatgaaatcaattaaaatgtaGAACCGTAATAATTACTTACTTTGCTTATTCAcaagaaatgaaatatgttctcaaatattttttggcaCGCTTCCAAGTTTTGTAGGCCTTCAAGCATCTTCATTTGTAAATTCTGCAAATTAAATGTTACTAGTGTAATGCAGCTAATGTGTCtacaaactttttaattgtacTAATCGTTTAcacaatcttttttcttttaaaaagaaaaaaggtgTTGGCTTGGCATGAAATGCGTTTAGTTTGGTTATCATTTCTttagttgaaatatttaagtatttaagtcaaCGACatgttgtatttaattaataagtcaaatatacttaaatatttcaattcaagaaaaaaacagGTAAATAAGAACCTAGAAAACAAAgcgcaaataaataaagaaaacagaATCTTCATAattcttcaataattttgtaatttgtgaatattacataattttataaattaatataattttttgcatcacATGACTTGGAATATGACTTGatgtattaaagaattaatataagagagagagagagagagagagagagagagagagagagagagagagagagagagaaagtataaGTGGATAATAacgttatacataaaaatcttaCTCTATAGCATTTTCATGATGTTGAAGTTGAAGTATGAAGTCATtcgtttaatatttgaataaatatgaagTAAAGATGCTATGAAGCGGAAAGGCACGGTAAAAGGGTCGATTTTCCCAGTGATGCTTCGTTCTATTTTACGCTATTGTGATATCGCAACCACTACTCGCTTCTCGGTTCTCTGATTCTCTTGAAAGCTTTCAAGGAAGCGAAACGTTTGGCCTTGCCTTACTTTGCTATGCTCGCAAAGACACGTCTGATTAATGCCCGCACATTCTTTAAGTCGATAGATAAGTTAGCCTTTGAAAGGTCAATATTTCGACAAGAAATAGTCGCCATCTCGTCgcattcttatattaatcttaatttatcaAGCGATTAACAAAAGCGCATTCATAATCAGTTTTCCAACAAGAGTTTGATTTCACTTTATTAACGGAACTTTATTCCCATCGATAGTGAAGAAGTTACAGGAAAGAGAACAAATTTGCTAaaggaagaataaaaaaagtttattctttaaaatagatttctcGAAGAATAACATAGGAATAAAATTCATAGCGCGAGGCGTGAGacgttatttattaacaaaatataatcggATAAATCTGTGAGTACTGTTACacgtcaaaaataatataatatacgtaataaGTTATCATCTTTTCCGGAAGACTCTCAGAAGATGGAGGCTCTTATTCAATCTGTCAATCACTCACTGATGAGACCTCCCACTTTTGATTTTGATTGCAGCACCCACGAGAGCTACGAATCCGGCTTTGTTGGGTGAAGTCGCTATTACGCTCCAGGATGATGTTACAACGCAGGAAcctattcttaaaaaatgcatCGTAGACGGAAATACCTATTCTCACAGTCAAACGGTAATGACCGATAAGATGTATCATAATTCTGTGATTCGTGATAGAGATAAATTCGTTTTCGAGATTTTTCATACGCCAGATGAAGAAATAACAAGAAATCTGAAGACAatatccatttaaaaaaaaaaaaagaaaaaatctttaccgagaataataataacaacaccgatatatgatatttccatttgtttttctttatcaaaaaatttcacaaatccAAGTCTTCATTATTCGAACACCTTactaaatcttaaattttcagCTTGCAACTTTGTGACAGATCTTTAGCCATTGTTTTCACATAAATTtggtaatttattttccaaattgATGAGTTGAATAAATGAGTTTGATATTCATTGTATAATGtgtagtatatatgtatatagcgcGCTGCTTTCTCTTATATAACTAGATCTACactatgtatctatatatattcttatatgatatgtaataaagaaaaaatctaagatagaaaaaaatataaagttattttgtacatttccatatatatctatacagAAACATATACGCGCACATATCAAAGattcagtttttattaattcttcgcTCAATATGTTCTTTTAGATACCATCCTACGACATAAATTCGCATTGTCTATGCGTCGTCGGCGAAATTTACTGTTGGTGGCAGAATTATAATCCGACCAGCACTTCATCGCTCGACTTGTCTTCCTTGCGATCGACCGCGATGGAGAACAATTATACTTCAACTCTAGAAATGAATACGGACATTGTGAACGATTTTGAAGCTTCCGGGAATTTTGATTCATCGATTAGGCAACAAGGACATGTACAAACTAATGCCACCTTGTCGATTACGTCTCCTGTACCGATTACTTGCCTTGTCATgggtattaattaatacttttcttaatactttaataactctctattaatatctatatatcctTCGAGACATTCCTCATCAAAAGTACAACtcgatattcaaaaaaaaaaaaaaaaaattacacatatatctatatatatataaaattttcataactatttatacatatttaattttacacatctaattttaacaaaattttaaatctttattataatttatttctaattttaaattgtaacaatgattaataagaatatgttTAAggacttataaaatttacttttgtcgctcataatatttacttttatgtactatatgcatgtatatatatatatatatatatatatatatgtatgcatgtatttgtatatttattcctCTCCTCAACTTTTTCATGCATCGTCAATTGAATTATAGGGAGAGAGTATCGACAGGGTGAGATTCTACCACACTCGACCGGGAACTGCGTCGAATGCAGCTGCGGTTCCGAAGGGCGCGTCGAATGTTCACCGAGAAATTGCGTGGCACTGCGACCTGAGATTTTGGTCGCACCCGATATATCCGAGGCGGCCGACAGCGACTTTGAAGTTTTCAACTTAGCACGGGATCGAGGCATCGATGAGAGTTTCTAAAACATTCGATAACGACCCACCCGCCGAATCGTAAAAACTTGTTTACCTTTGATTATCGCAATGTCATTAATGTTGTTGAAAGATCAACCAATAGAAAGTCATTTAATTGGAcgcaaagataattttaaagtaattttaaaagagcaattttaatttatgttgatTCTTTTATGGCAGGCGAAAATCGAATAGTCGATGAatcgaatgaaaaaaagtaaaaaattataaaataattttataaaaagattaattatagtttattgGTCGTCTTGATAAACAAACGAGATTCATCTCAAAATCTATCGAGTTTCAAATTTCTACTATAATCCTTTGAAGATTAGATAGGATTGATCCTATTTCTAATCTTCAAAggtttgaaaatattcatctCGCATTATCCGGAAAATTTCATCGAATAATGATGCTGTATAAGCAAACCCAATGTATTTTGTCCTACAACTTGGAGTAATGACGATAGTAGAAAACTATCTAGTCCGTACGCTTTATCAATTTGCTTACGTACAATCTTTTCATGTACATATGCAATAGTATAACATTGCGCTATATGATTCAACGCAGCTGCACTTGTAAATAATGGAAGCAGTTAATagcgatattttttgtttcatccTTTCCACACCCTTGGTCTCTAGTCTGCATGTgatctcaaatattttattataattttatgtttaaaaacgacaaattatttgaatatgaaTCTTATATTTACACGAGTTTGCACTTGGCAAATTTTGTTAagtaatgattataattttcttttgttgtaGGAGAGAATCGTTTTCTCTCAATCGAGGATATGCTTTCAGTTTTTCGTGTTGTATACCCATTTAAAATGGCATTGAAGGCATAGTTCTAGAACATCTAGAATGTCTAGTCTAGATAGATCTATAAAACCCTCAATGAGTGAGAACAGAGAGCTAAATGTTTggctaaattttctttttacttaactttattaatatctttctcttattgttaattactGATAAATGGATAATTTCTAATGTAATGAATACTTTCcatataaaaaggaaatatgtattaaataattttagtatattcatttctttattttattaattttaaaagagagctcattacatttttcatgtaaattttaatgaatttttttttttggttaatTTGGATTTGAATCGTagatatatttcacaattaatgatttatctaaaagatttatatttgtatagatGCAAAAAGGTTTTTGTAGACATCGGcctataaatctataaattatataatcacaatATGCAAATACGTACATCGGTCTATCATATATAGatcaatagagaaaaataattttactggGTTTAATCACGATTAAtcgattattcaatataattcgacttacaaaatttaataataatttttgtcatatttatcACATTCTAGTCAGCTTACAGTCAAATATTCTAATCGAgatcgtataatttatttcattttatatatacagaatgtccgGAATCGGTCGCACCATCCGTCGTGTGAAGATAGAGcagataaaaatgagaaaaagagtcctatatcattttttttctataacgcttaataaagaaattattattgagtgaagtctgatCAATCAGCGCCGAC
Encoded proteins:
- the LOC126853546 gene encoding uncharacterized protein LOC126853546; the protein is MRLPRMLLVVAYLLRCHIARSTAAPTRATNPALLGEVAITLQDDVTTQEPILKKCIVDGNTYSHSQTIPSYDINSHCLCVVGEIYCWWQNYNPTSTSSLDLSSLRSTAMENNYTSTLEMNTDIVNDFEASGNFDSSIRQQGHVQTNATLSITSPVPITCLVMGREYRQGEILPHSTGNCVECSCGSEGRVECSPRNCVALRPEILVAPDISEAADSDFEVFNLARDRGIDESF